The following nucleotide sequence is from Leishmania panamensis strain MHOM/PA/94/PSC-1 chromosome 9 sequence.
tacccacacacgcacggcacATGCAGCTCTCTGGACGTGGGAGTCTTgtaggtgtgcgtgcctcGACTCGAATCCACACGCAACACGCAAGCACAAGAATTCTCTGTTCATAGGTGTCTGACCGCCTGACTACACCTGTAGACGCTGGTGATGCTGCGTCCCGCTCCACTACAGACTTACTCTCCCTCTTACGGCACGCGCCTCCCCTTCTGTGCCTTGCAcaacgcctctgctgctcagACCCCTGTATGGTACTGCTTGAGGCGCTTGTTCCGGGGAGAGAGCGACCTGTCATGTGAGGGGAGGGCATCTAGCGCAGACCTCGCACGTGGAGTTCCTGATGTCACAGCCGCCGCGCTCACTCGCTTGtcacttcttcttcttcttccctcccctcccccccccccctttctcttcctcggaATGAACTACACAACTCAGTGCCGTAGacctcactcactcactttCTCCCGCATAAcgtgtgcgcacgcagcggctCACGATTGCGTCCTATGCGTGAGAAAGTGAGTATAACTCCTACCTTTGTCGCTATAGGGCAttcccacacagacacaccccCCACTGTTGTGTCTCCGCGCAGACTCCTACACAGATTCCAGCGTCGCTCAACTCtctcacatacacacccctcagtgcttcccctccccttcccccccccttcctctctccccctctctctcttgtcttgtTGCTATTTTCTGTTCCTCCACTCTTCGTTGCGGaagctcccccccccctcctcctccctctcgtgAGCGTTTCCCCGCCGCGGTCTTGCAGTGGTCTTTGGTGGGCTCCTCGCCActtgtgtgttttctttGGGGGGTTTGCGGCATCCCTGTGGTGACTTCCTGGCTTTGCCCCTGCGATCccctctcgcgctctctcgttGCGCCCTTCCTCGTCTCTCCTTTCACCCTCCCCTGTACCGGGACCCTTTTCCCAGCTTTgctcttcagctgctgccccccacaccgcagacagagagagagagtgataCGCATCATCTGATGATTTCGGAAGAGGACAGCCGCCTGTTCGAAGCGGCAAAGCGAGCACAGGTAAGCCGCAACACCGCCATCTACGTGATCGAGAATGTCGACTCAAGCCGCACCCTTTCCGGGGCCTTTGTACGGGTGTTGCTGGAGATGCCCACTCGCAGAGAGGGATATGTGGTGGCGCGCATCCACAGCACGACTGCGGGTGAGGTTTACAGCGGCTTCTCAACCAATCCAACTCAGACGACGAACGTATACCTTATGCTGGAGCTTCCACCGCCGCTCGCCGCCATCAACGGCGTTCAGTATCAGCTGAACAGCGTCAGCAACAGTAGCATGGGCGAGGGCGAGTTCCGCGAGTGGCTGCAAATGATTCGCAACGAGCCTACGCTGCGGGAGCCGACTGTGCAAGAGCTGTCGGAGGTGACAGCCCGCCTGCATCCGTACGAAGCGaaccgccaccgcgccaaCTCGAACGTCAACGCTAACTCGAACAGGTCACAGGCGATCCACGGTCAAGCAGGTGCCGCTAACGCAAGCCGCAGCGTGCCGCATTCGCAGGTGATGCcgagacagcagcagcaacaaaggGCTCTCTCCAACCACGGAGCCactcggcagcaccgccagagCCTCTCCGCGAGCTCGccgacggcgctggtgccACCACAGACGCAGGATAGTCACCCCATCGTCGGCAGCAATGATGCGCCGCTCCGGCGAAGCTCTGCCGCCATGAGCgaagcgagcagcagcggtgccatcATTAGCACGGACGGCAGTGTGAGCCCCGCCAGCCGCAACGGCAGTAATCGCTTCGTACGACAAGGAACCATGATGGCGCGCGACTATAACCGCAACCCGCGCCAGGACGGGCAAGCGTCGTATGAAATGTCCGACGCAGAGGTGCAAGCCATGGGCACCTACACCCCGGCAACATGCaaccaacagcagcagcaacagcgaatCGCGTTGCCTCGTCCGCAGGGTAGCAGTGCCAGCGGCCCCGCCATGGCAGCCACTGCCTCCTTTATGGCGCGCGGCACCGCCGACCAGGTTATAGAGACTGAGGATGAGGAGATGGAGCGCCGTCTGCGGAAGGACATTATGAACCACCTAGCCCAGGAGTGCGTCCTATTTCCAAAAGACGCGCAGGGCTACAAGCTCTCCCGCCTGCGCTTGCTGGAGCGCGATATGATTGAATACCTACAGCACGTCCGTGACGAGATCCAGGGCAAGCAAGAGAACTGCATCGTATGCATGGACCACGCCCCCACAGTAATCCTGCTGCCTTGCAAGCACAAGGTTATGTGCCGACTGTGCGCCCCGTCGTGCCCCAACTGCCCCGTGTGTCGCAGTAGCATTTCAGAAATGTTTGAGCCGGAGGAGATTTAGCAGAAGAccacagaaaaagaggtgatcgacaacacacacacacacatgcgcacgcacgcagggTTATGTGCGAGCGGCAACGGCGCGTGAGCGAGAGATGCGATGCCAGGCCtgagggtgggaggaggaccGTTGGGGTTCTGCTCGCAGAcgtcgcttcttctctgtccgGGCGTGTCTCATCttgtccctcctcccccctcgcccctcccttccccctttttatGCACTACACCCATCGCTCACGAGTGGGTGAATGAGTGGCGATGAGgacaggaagaggaggggaggggggcgggatGCTTGATTCATTGGCCAAATTCGAGCTCAGCTTTTTCTCCGTGTATTGGGCATCCAGGCACGCCTGTGTGAACGTGTAATCTACTGTACCTGCCAACTGCAGAAAGACGCACTGTGATGGCCACCTCAATGAAATACcgcagaagagggggaaggggggggtggaggagctcTCAACGCGAGGCGACAGATGGAGCGTGTGcctcccaccgccaccacacgcagcgccatcggaTGAGAAACGAATGGAGGAGGAAACAATTCGGGGCTTCCACATGGAGTGGGGTTGGGAGCTCGGTGGACTCATTCCGCTTCTCCCTGTGCTGCGATCTCTCCGCGAAAAAGGTTCCGAGCACCACATATGGCTCACTCACCTTTTCAGCGGAACCTCTCCTATCATTTATGCGCAGTGCTACCGGGACACTTGGTAGCACCACCTTCAGAGAGGGCCTCCTCCACGGCTCGCCatactcctcccccctccctgtccctctctacctctgCCCTTTGCACCTCCCTCATCGCCTCTTCCATCGATTCAATGacacctcctcccacccTGGCCAGCTTACTTCGTCAaacgcagaggaagaggggaaaagaagcgcgtgtctgtctgtgtgtgtgtgtgtgtgcagcgcTTTCCACGAACGTCCTCCATAAAAGCCAACgacaccaaaaaaaaacagcgaaGGATTGAAAGGGGTAACTCTTTGATCAAACTGAGCAGTCGcatcctcccctcctcgttctctcccttGCGCGTAtacacacatcacacacacacacacacacacctccatTCCCCCTCAGCACCTCGGCGCATCCTTTGCTACACCAGAGTGAGTCATGGCGAGCCTCGCTGCAGTCGAGGCCCCGGAGCTGCCGCCTGGGATGGACCCGGCCTACTACGCGCTCAGCCTGCTGCGTCGACGGAAGCTGGAGGAGTGCGTGAAGGTCTCTACTCACTACCTCACACTGACCGTCTCCCCGGACCGCACAGGCTCTCTGACGggcgccacggcggcgacATCATCTAGCGCCGGTTACATGGATGAGAGCATGTGGTTTATTCAGACAAAGGCGATAGTGCTCCAGAGCTTGTACGACGATGCCGAAATCGAGGATGACGGCGTCGATGACGTGCTCATGGAAGGCGAACAGGCCGTCGTGAGCACGTTGCACCGGCCCAACACATCTCtgcgggcggcgcggcagggcaccgcaggcggcggcacagctgctgacGCTGTTGGTCGCGCTGGTCGACTAGGAACGTCGACAGGCGGTGGGCGACCAGTGAGCAGCCGGTATGGCTACGCGCGACCAGGAACGCTGCAGAACCGCCCCGGCTCCGTCCGCGGCGGTCCTGGTGGGGGTACGGCGGCGCGTCCTGTCACCGGCCGCTTCGTTCGGCTTGGCACTGCGTCCCTTCGGTCCGTACCAGGCGGACCTCACATCAATGTGCAGGCTCTCAACCTTGAGCGCTACGCGCGCGAGAAGCCGATGGTGGCGAAGCTTCTGTGCGACTACCTCCTTTACGTAGAACACAAACCCAAGATGGCGTTGGAACTCTGCACGGCAGCTCTGCGTTCAGCCAAGTCTGTGATGACGCCAGCAACACCGCTACCTTCAGCGTCCGGCGTTGCTGCCAAGCTGCCAAtgggcagtggaggagaagagcggccCCCCGTCCTCCCCattggcgccgctgccggacCCGGCGCTGACCCACCATCTCTGCCGCCTGCCGGAAAGACTGCCGCGGTGTCCACGGCGCAGGAGCATGTCGGCATAACAAACGCGAATGACTGGTGGTGGAAGGCACGCCTGGCCAAGGCAAACTACCAGCTGGGGTTGCTgcgggaggcggagaagtaCCTCAAAGCCGCTCTCTTCGACGCACCAGCCAACGCCAGCATCGGGGGAGGAATGTTAGCGAGAGAATCGAAGGCGAGGCCAGGCAGTGGcagtagcggtggcggcttTCCGCAGGGCCGTGTGTTCGCCAACTACAACACAAGCGTGGTTATGCAACTGGGCAAGGTGTACCTCAAGATGGACCAGCCTTTGACAGCCCTCGAGACATACGAGGCAGCGCTCGAGGTGAACCCAGTCGACCACCACGTCGTTCTCTGCTGTGCGCGTCTACGCGACGAGCTGCATGAGCCCGGTACCGCCTACGACCTCTACAACCAAGTACTGCACCTCGATAGCAGCAATATCGAGGCCATCGCCTGCATTGGCGCGCATCTCTTCTACGAGCGCAACCAGCCAgagctggcgctgcgctACTACCGCCGTTTGCTGCAGATGGGCGTACACACGTCAGAGGTGTGGACGAACGTGGGGCTCTGCGCTTTCTACACGTTCCAGGTGGAGCTAAGCCTGCGCTGTCTGTCCCGTGCGTTGGCACTGTGCCGGGAAGACAGCCAGCGCGCAGATGTGTGGTACAACATCGGGCACATGGGCATCGGGATGGGCAACATGACCTTCGCCGAGCGCGCCTTCCGTCTTGCCGTCGGCGCAGACGTCACGCATGCGGAGGCGCTGAACAACCTGGCGGTGTTGGCCTACGAaaagaaggaggaaaaggccgGGCGTCGCCTCCTGGACACGGCGCTACTCGCGGCGCCGGGACTGACGGAGGCGCTGTATAACACCGCCGTCATCTCCTTCCAGGCAGGGGAGCTGGAGCTGTCGTATCAGATGGTGATGCgggcgctggaggtggaaCCGGACCACCCGGAAGCCGTGGTGCTGCAAGGCAAGCTGCGTGAGCATTTCCTCGCAATTTAGACGCGCCatctctcctcgctctccccctccctcccgtgCAAGTGTCGGGCTCCCTGaagcgcgcacgtgcggtCATCATTACCGCATCGTGACGCAGGGGTGTGCACGGCTGTGTGTATGCGAGGACAAAGAAGGGCAGGAAAACGGGGGGCTCGCACGGGTGAAGGAGGGAGCAGGACGAGGGCCGTGGTGGCCAAGTTGGTAGGGCGTGTCccgggggaagggaggaaaagagaatgAGGGTCGGTATGTTGCATGGGTGCAAAGCTGACGGGAcaccctttcccccctcctctccgtgGTACGTACGCTTGCAGAGCAGCGCTTTGGATTGCCTGGGTGTGGCGCGCTCGTCAAGCCGCACACCATAGCTCCAAtgaaaacacacacagacgcacacgcacaggcaagGGGGGATGCGTACGTGAGGTGCTGGGTCACCCATTCCCCGCTtccacagccaccacagccaccacgTTCATATGACCCCAATTTTGTGGTGTGCGAGGAACGAAGCTTGGAAAGCCCTTCTACCCACGCGTATGCTTCTGGCGCTCGTCACGATGAACGGCAGCAGTTGAAGTCCAGTAACTCCcacctgtctctctccctctctccctccctccctccctccctctctctgggCGGACTGTGTTCTTCACCCGCCACTCCCTCcgacgtacacacacacacgcgcgcgccaaAGGGAGGCGTGGCGGTCGTACCTGAGgcgcttccccccttttttacGACGGCAATATGGTCTACACGCGCAtactccccccctcaccccaccccaccccaccccccaaaaaaaaaaatatataCACCTTCTGTACGTCAGCACACGTCCCTCTTTCGCTTTGCTTTCCCCAGATCGACTGATCGGGTGCGTTTTGGCTTCTtcacacatatacacacacacacatatacaccGCCCAGCGCCGGAGAGCGACGGATATCAGCTTCGTATCGAGCCGTGCCCTTGCAGTTCCTACGAGCCAGTACCAGTGACTGTACTCACCCTCCAGGCATAGGCGTCACATCAGTGCAGTGGGGTGTGTGAAGCGTCCGTATAGAAGACTTGACGCTGTCGTTGGTCCGTCatctgcccctcccctcccctctccagtGTTCGCTCTTTTTCAGCAAATCCCCCCGGCTCTTGCGGATGAGCGTCACACCTCTTGGCGCTCGTCGACCGCCACTGGCGACAATCCCCGCTTTCAACGCCGCCGAGAATGCCGCCTCTTCCACGCCGAGCAGTAGCACCGCCCAgggcgcgccgccgctgacgcagTCC
It contains:
- a CDS encoding hypothetical protein (TriTrypDB/GeneDB-style sysID: LpmP.09.0440), giving the protein MISEEDSRLFEAAKRAQVSRNTAIYVIENVDSSRTLSGAFVRVLLEMPTRREGYVVARIHSTTAGEVYSGFSTNPTQTTNVYLMLELPPPLAAINGVQYQLNSVSNSSMGEGEFREWLQMIRNEPTLREPTVQELSEVTARLHPYEANRHRANSNVNANSNRSQAIHGQAGAANASRSVPHSQVMPRQQQQQRALSNHGATRQHRQSLSASSPTALVPPQTQDSHPIVGSNDAPLRRSSAAMSEASSSGAIISTDGSVSPASRNGSNRFVRQGTMMARDYNRNPRQDGQASYEMSDAEVQAMGTYTPATCNQQQQQQRIALPRPQGSSASGPAMAATASFMARGTADQVIETEDEEMERRLRKDIMNHLAQECVLFPKDAQGYKLSRLRLLERDMIEYLQHVRDEIQGKQENCIVCMDHAPTVILLPCKHKVMCRLCAPSCPNCPVCRSSISEMFEPEEI
- a CDS encoding hypothetical protein (TriTrypDB/GeneDB-style sysID: LpmP.09.0450) → MASLAAVEAPELPPGMDPAYYALSLLRRRKLEECVKVSTHYLTLTVSPDRTGSLTGATAATSSSAGYMDESMWFIQTKAIVLQSLYDDAEIEDDGVDDVLMEGEQAVVSTLHRPNTSLRAARQGTAGGGTAADAVGRAGRLGTSTGGGRPVSSRYGYARPGTLQNRPGSVRGGPGGGTAARPVTGRFVRLGTASLRSVPGGPHINVQALNLERYAREKPMVAKLLCDYLLYVEHKPKMALELCTAALRSAKSVMTPATPLPSASGVAAKLPMGSGGEERPPVLPIGAAAGPGADPPSLPPAGKTAAVSTAQEHVGITNANDWWWKARLAKANYQLGLLREAEKYLKAALFDAPANASIGGGMLARESKARPGSGSSGGGFPQGRVFANYNTSVVMQLGKVYLKMDQPLTALETYEAALEVNPVDHHVVLCCARLRDELHEPGTAYDLYNQVLHLDSSNIEAIACIGAHLFYERNQPELALRYYRRLLQMGVHTSEVWTNVGLCAFYTFQVELSLRCLSRALALCREDSQRADVWYNIGHMGIGMGNMTFAERAFRLAVGADVTHAEALNNLAVLAYEKKEEKAGRRLLDTALLAAPGLTEALYNTAVISFQAGELELSYQMVMRALEVEPDHPEAVVLQGKLREHFLAI